In Streptomyces camelliae, the sequence GCTCCGCCTGGTGTGCGTCGATGCTCTCCATGATCCTGTCCTGAGAGGCGGCAGCCGTCAGCGCGTCATTCTCCGCCTGGATCCGTACGAGCTCGGACTCCAGGTCCTGGACACGCTGCTGCAGCCGTCGCATCTCGGCGAGGAGTCGAGGGTCGGAGCCGCCGACGTAACCGAGAAGCGCCTTTGCCATGATGGATGGTCCTCCACACTGAGTGACCGACCGATGCGGTGTGGGTCGTGAGGGATTCGCACCCGCGGTGCTTGGCACATCCGGGTGTTGCTCTGCTGTTGCTTCATGCCAAACAGCTAAGGTGCGCGGGGCTTTCAGCGTCTCACCAAAAAGTTTGACGGTCAACACGATCACGCCCCGTATTGGTGGGCGAACCGGGGGCACGCGGCCGGGAAATCGGCGGCGCGGCGACTCTTCCGGTGCCTCGGGGCGTGACGATCAGTCGTTCCTGCGGAGCCTGCCATGCCGGGCCGGTCTTGGCAACCACCAGGCTCTTTCACTCTCCGTACGCGCCCCCGGCGGCTCCCCGCGCGCCGGTCCGTACGGCACCGGGGGCCCGGCTCAGCGGATGGCGAAGCCGTCGTAGCCGCCGCGGGGTGTGTCCCAGATCTCGGTGACACCCTCCACGCGCCCGGGCGTGTCGTCGCCCTGGAGCCAGTCCAGCAGCCCCTCACAGCCCTCGCGCGACCCTTCCGCCACCACTTGGACGCGGCCGTCGGCCAAATTGAGAGCAAAACCACTCAGGCCGCCGATCTCCAGTGCCTTGGCTCGCGTGAACCAGCGGAAACCCACACCCTGGACGTAACCACGCACCCAGGCGACCAGTCGTACATCCTCGCTCATGGATGCAACCTAACCGGCCGTTGTCGCTCGGAACACATCCTCGCTCAGCGGCATGGGGTACCGTCCCGCCCAATGAATCTCATATGAAACTCACTCGATCGAGTGAGTCGGGTCGGTCAGAGGGACGACCGCGAGGACGAGGAAGAGGGCAAGGACATGGGCCGCCACCGACGCTCACGCTCCGCCACCGGGAGTGACGACCCGCAGAACTCGTACCCGCAGGACGCCATCGAGCGGGACC encodes:
- a CDS encoding acylphosphatase; the protein is MSEDVRLVAWVRGYVQGVGFRWFTRAKALEIGGLSGFALNLADGRVQVVAEGSREGCEGLLDWLQGDDTPGRVEGVTEIWDTPRGGYDGFAIR